In one Papio anubis isolate 15944 chromosome 11, Panubis1.0, whole genome shotgun sequence genomic region, the following are encoded:
- the LOC116269451 gene encoding calcium/calmodulin-dependent protein kinase type II subunit gamma-like isoform X15 has translation MSTSETSKHRVTGGELFEDIVAREYYSEADASHCIHQILESVNHIHQHDIVHRDLKPENLLLASKCKGAAVKLADFGLAIEVQGEQQAWFGFAGTPGYLSPEVLRKDPYGKPVDIWACGVILYILLVGYPPFWDEDQHKLYQQIKAGAYDFPSPEWDTVTPEAKNLINQMLTINPAKRITADQALKHPWVCQRSTVASMMHRQETVECLRKFNARRKLKGAILTTMLVSRNFSVGRQSSAPASPAASAAGLAGQAAKSLLNKKSDGGVKKRKSSSSVHLMPQSNNKNSLVSPAQEPAPLQTAMEPQTTVVHNATDGIKGSTESCNTTTEDEDLKGRCWPLEGEGLQQ, from the exons TGTTACCGGCGGGGAGCTGTTTGAAGACATTGTGGCCAGAGAGTACTACAGTGAAGCAGATGCCAG CCACTGTATACATCAGATTCTGGAGAGTGTTAACCACATCCACCAGCATGACATCGTCCACAGGGACCTGAAG CCTGAGAACCTGCTGCTGGCGAGTAAATGCAAGGGTGCCGCTGTCAAGCTGGCTGATTTTGGCCTAGCCATCGAAGTACAGGGAGAGCAGCAGGCTTGGTTTG GTTTTGCTGGAACCCCAGGTTACTTGTCCCCTGAGGTCTTGAGGAAAGATCCCTATGGAAAACCTGTGGATATCTGGGCCTGCG GGGTCATCCTGTATATCCTCCTGGTGGGCTATCCTCCCTTCTGGGATGAGGATCAGCACAAGCTGTATCAGCAGATCAAGGCTGGAGCCTATGAT TTCCCATCACCAGAATGGGACACGGTAACTCCTGAAGCCAAGAACTTGATCAACCAGATGCTGACCATAAACCCAGCAAAGCGCATCACGGCTGACCAGGCTCTCAAGCACCCGTGGGTCTGT CAACGATCCACGGTGGCATCCATGATGCATCGTCAGGAGACTGTGGAGTGTTTGCGCAAGTTCAACGCCCGGAGAAAACTGAAG ggTGCCATCCTCACAACCATGCTTGTCTCCAGGAACTTCTCAG TTGGCAGGCAGAGCTCCGCCCCCGCCTCGCCTGCCGCGAGCGCCGCCGGCCTGGCCGGGCAAG CTGCCAAAAGCCTATTGAACAAGAAGTCGGATGGCGGTGTCAAG AAAAGGAAGTCGAGTTCCAGCGTGCACCTAATG CCacagagcaacaacaaaaacagtctCGTAAGCCCAGCCCAAGAGCCCGCGCCCTTGCAGACGGCCATG GAACCACAAACCACTGTGGTACACAACGCTACAGATGGGATCAAG GGCTCCACAGAGAGCTGCAACACCACCACAGAAGATGAGGACCTCAAAGGTAGGTGCTGGCCCTTGGAGGGGGAAGGACTCCAGCAGTGA